ATAAGGATCCTCCATTTATATTATGATAAGATATATGACAAATATGAAATATGCCTTCTGTCGTGCAAGCATAAAATGTTAATAAAATTTAATATAGCCAAAGTATATATGTAATGAACTATCGCTCATAATGAATAGTTTGAAATTATGTACATAAATGCTATGTTATTGGTAATGATGTAATTACTAAGAATTTAGTATTTTATTAATTGATTTTTTTATTGACTTACATTACACTAAATGAAGAAGGTTATTTACACGCCGTGATCTTTCATTAATCTAAAAATTTTATTGGGTAACTAATCTCAAGTTTATTTGGGAAAGGGATTTTTATATTTCAAAATCAAAACAGAAAGGAGAAAGCTTTCATGGCAAAAAAGATTATGAAATCAATGGATGGTAACGAAGCTGCTGCATATGTATCGTATGCGTTTACTGAAGTAGCTGCCATCTATCCCATTACACCATCTTCACCAATGGCTGAACATGTTGATGAATGGGCTGCACATGGAAAGAAAAATATTTTTGGACAGGTTGTTCGTGTTGTTGAAATGCAATCAGAAGCGGGAGCTGCAGCTGCTGTGCATGGATCACTGCAAGCTGGTTCGCTTACCACTACGTATACGGCTTCGCAGGGATTGCTTTTGATGATTCCCAATATGTATAAAATATCTGCTGAATTACTGCCGGGTGTTTTTCATGTCAGTGCGCGCTCAATATCTGCCCAGGCCTTATCCATATTTGGCGATCATCAGGATATAAATGCTTGCCGCCAAACAGGTTTTGCAATGCTTGCAAGCGGTGGAGTGCAGGAAGTTATGGATTTAGCTGCTGTTGCCCATCTTTCAGCAATTAAATCACGTATACCATTTTTGCATTTTTTTGACGGTTTCAGAACCTCGCATGAAATTCAGAAGATTGAAGTGCTGAATTATGAAGATTTAGCTAAGCTCATTGATTATGCAAAGTTAGAAGAATTCAGAAACAATGCATTAAATCCTGAACATCCTGTTACACGAGGTACGGCCCAAAATCCGGATATTTATTTCCAGGCCAGGGAAGTAAGCAATATCTTCTATCAAGCAGTACCTGATATTGTTGAAGAATACATGCAGGAAATAACAAAACTTACTGGCAGGGAATACCATCCCTTTACCTATTATGGTGCACCTGATGCTGAACGTATCATCGTTGCGATGGGATCAGTCACAGAAACAATAGAAGAAACTATAGATTATTTACTGAAACAGGGTGAAAAGGTTGGCCTAGTTACATGTCATCTATACAGACCATTTGCACCAAAGTATTTCTTCAAAGTATTGCCGCAGACGGTAAAGTGTATTGCAGTGCTTGATAGAACCAAAGAACCCGGTTCAATTGGCGAACCGTTATATTTAGATGTTCGTGCAGCTTTTTACGGAACAGCTAATTCACCTGTTATTGTTGGTGGACGCTATGGATTAAGTTCCAAAGATACTACACCTGCACAGATTATTGCAGTATATAATAATCTCAAGCAAAATGAACCAAAGAATGGTTTTACTATTGGGATTGTGGATGATGTAACTTTTACATCATTGCCACTGCCTGATGATACCAGTGTGGTGCCGGAAGGTACCTTTGAGGGTAAATTCTTTGGTGTTGGTTCTGATGGAACTGTTGGTGCAAATAAAAACTCAATTAAGATCATTGGTGACAACACTGACCTTTATGCACAGGCATACTTTGCTTATGATTCAAAGAAATCGGGTGGTGTAACGGTTTCACATCTTAGATTTGGTAAAAAGCCAATACGATCAACGTATTTAGTTAACAATCCTGATTTTGTAGCATGCCATGTCCCTGCATATCTGGATAAATATGATATTTTAAAAGGTTTGAAAAAGGGTGGAACATTTTTGCTCAATTCGTTGTGGGATGAGGAAGAAACCAAGAAGAAGCTCCCGGATTATATTAAACGATATTTAGCCGAAAACAATATTAAATTCTATATCATTAATGCAACGGAAATATCGGAACGGATTGGCCTTCCAGGAAGAACCAATACCATCATGCAGGCAGCCTTTTTCAAGGTAAGTAATGTTATTCCCTATGAAATTGCTGAAAAGGAAATGAAAGATGCCATTGAAAAAACCTATGGTAGAAAAGGTGCTGATGTTGTAAGCAAGAATATGGCTGCAGTTGATGAAGGTGCAAAAAATGTAAAAGAAGTAAAAGTACCTGAAGAGTGGAAAAATATTGAACTTCCCGGAAAGCCAAAGTTTGAAGAATTGCCCGAATTTATCCGTGAGATAGTTGAGCCAATGAACAGGTTAGAGGGCGATAGTTTACCGGTAAGCGCCTTTTTGCCAAGACCTGATGGAACATTCCCACCCGGCACCACGCAGTATGAAAAGCGTGGCATTGCGGTCAATGTTCCCGAATGGCAGCCCGATAATTGTATTCAGTGTAATCAGTGCGCATATGTGTGTCCGCATGCAGTTATACGTCCATTCTTGCTGAATGATGATGAAATGAAAAAAGCCCCTGCTGATATGGCAACACTGGATGCAAAGGGCAAAGGCCTGGAAGGGCTTAAATTCAGAATTCAGATAAGTCCCTTAGATTGTACTGGTTGTGGCAATTGTGCTGAAGAATGTCCTGCAAAAGAAAAAGCATTGGTAATGAAGCCGCTTGAAAGTCAGTTGGATCAGCAGAAATACTGGGATTTCATAGTAAAAAATGTAACGTATAAAGACAATTTAATGAACAAATATACGGTAAAAGGTAGCCAGTTCTGTCAGCCACTGTTTGAGTTTTCAGGTGCATGTGCAGGTTGTGGTGAAACTCCTTACATCAAGCTCATTACACAGCTTTTTGGTGACCGGATGCTTATTGCAAACGCAACTGGCTGCTCATCAATTTATGGTGGCTCTGCCCCTGCTACACCATATTGCATCAATGCGCAGGGACGTGGGCCTGCATGGGCAAGTTCACTATTTGAGGATGCTGGCGAATTTGGTTTTGGAATACATTTGGGCGTTGCTCAGCAGCGCAATAAGATTGCACAGCTTTTAGACCAGCTTGCAAAAACAACAACAAACACACAACTTAAAGAAGCTGCACTTGAATGGATTGCCGGAAAAGATAATGCTGAAAAATCACGAGAAGCAACTAAAAAATTATTACCGCTATTGAAAGGCGATAGTTCTAAAGAAGCAGCTGAAGTGTTGAAATTATCACAATACTTAGAAAAGAAATCTATCTGGGTATTTGGCGGTGATGGGTTTGCCTATGATATTGGGTTTGGTGGTCTGGATCACGTTATTGCATCAGGTGAAGATGTAAATATACTGGTAATGGATACCGAAGTGTATTCCAATACTGGTGGTCAGTCATCAAAAGCAACTCCAATAGCAGCACAGGCCAAATTTGCAGCAGCTGGCAAACGAGTACGGAAAAAAGACTTAGGGCTTATGGCAATAACGTATGGTTATGTGTATGTGGCTCAGGTTGCTATGGGTGCAAGCCAGATGCAGTATATGCGCGCATTAACCGAAGCTGAAAGCTATCCTGGCCCCTCGCTCATTATAGCATATTCACCATGTATTAATCATGGATTGCGTGAAGGTATGGGAAAATCCCAGTTAGAAGCAAAGAAAGCAGTTGAATGCGGGTACTGGACATTGTGGCGCTATAACCCATTGCTTGAAAAAGAAGGTAAAAATCCATTTATACTGGATTCCAAAGAGCCACAGTGGGACAAATTTAACGATTTTCTCATGGGTGAAGTACGCTATTCTGCATTAAAGAAGGAATTCCCTGAAGTTGCTGAACAACTGTTTGCAGCGGCACTGGATAATGCTAAATGGCGGTATAACAATTACAAAAAACTGGCAGCACAGTCATAACATTTGTGAATAAGGGGGTGTTCCAAAAGACACCTCCTTACAATGACTTTTGCCTTCCTGTCATTGCGAGGAACGAAGTGATGAAGCAATCCCATAGTTGCGAGCGCCGTAGGCGCGTGGCAATCTCATCTTCTGCGGCATTGAGATTGCTTCCCTTCGACAAGCTCAGGGCAGGCACTTCGACAAGATAAGTACAGGCGCTACGATCGCAATGAAACTGTACTAGCGTCATTGCGTGCCCCACGGTTTCTTTTGAGACGGCCCATTTTTAATGTCTTTCATCTATTATACTTTCGTATTGATGATCTTGCCTTTATTTTCTTCCTCAAGGGTTTTTGGCACTTCACTCAAGCGTTTGCTTGCTTCTTCAACAGTGTTCTTCCCCATTTCTTTAGTTTTTTGCAATACGCCTTGAGTATTTGTGGATACATCATTAATTTTATTTATCATAAACCCTCCCTTGTTGTATGTACTTATTGTAATTTCTTCTTTGGCAATGGTATAAATCGTCTTCGCCCTTACCACGTTTTCGGTAAAAAATGTATATAGATAACCGCAACCCCCATACAATAACCAGAGTCATAATAATTATTGCTCTGGTATAATAGCCCTTATACAATATAAATGTAAGCACTGATACCAGTATAAAGCCCAATTCCCAAAACACATCGGCAATGCTTGCATCTTTTGTAATAAGGCTTATGATCCATGCAATGAAAAAAAATGCAAGGACTGCTGCACAATTGGTTATTATTATCTGCACTAAGGTTTCAATCATAGTAGCTATCGCCTAAGTTTATGATACTAAAGTATATAGTTGGGGATTATCAAAGTCAAATTAATTATTTTCATGTTTTAAGTTTTTGTGCGATAGCAGCCTGTGTTATTGCCACAATATTGTCAACAGTGAGTTTATCAGGATATACTGGTGGCAGTATATCAATAGTTATTGGTGAGGGTTTGGGGAGTATTTTACCACGTTTGAACGATTGGTATGCACCCTGTATTGCGATTGGCACAACTGGACAATTAAGTTCTTTGCTAAGAATTGCAAATGTTTTTTTAAAGGTTCCAAGCTGCCCGTCAATAGTGCGTGTGCCTTCAGGGAATATGATAATATTTTGTTTATTTTTTAGAATTGCTGCCATTTTCTGAATTGAATCTTTAAGGTTAGTGTCAATATTTACAATTATAGTATTCATTAATTTTGCCAGAGAATCCCCGCGAGATACTTTGATAAAACCTAATTCTCGGGATAAAAAGTAGCTGTGCATTAATGTTTTATTTGGCAGTGATGCAATAAGAAGAATTGAATCAAGAAAACTTTGATGATTTGGGGCAAAGATAACAGGACTTTCAGGTATAGTATCTTTTCCATTAAGTTTTAATTGAAAATATAATTTTACCAGTGGTTTTACTATAAGTTTTAAAAATAGTATTAAGGAAAATCCATGCTTAAAGGTATATGAAGTATCTTTGATAAGTATCTGTAGCCAGTTTTGTGCATGTTCTTCAAATTTTGATTTATGATGGGCAATAAAAGCAGCCAATTCTTCAACGGTTGGATTATTGAGAATATCAGCATTTGATATTTTAATGCCAAACGTTTCTTCAATGTACGTCTGGAAGGAAAGAATTCCTAAAGAATCTATGCCAAGATCCAGTAAAAGATTATGATGGGGTAAAACTTTCTTACGGGTATGAATGGTTAAAAATCTGCTAATGGATTTATATTCAATTGTTTTGGGTTCTTTAATTTCTTCATGTATTTTTGATTTTTTTTCATTTTCCACCAGTTGTTTTACTATGTATCGCTGTAGTTTTCCTAATCGGGTTTTTGGCAGTTCATCTTTGGAGATAGTTATTTTTGTGATGTGTTTATAGCTTGCAACACTTGCATTATAGCGATTGATGGCTTTACGTTTTATGGTTTCAAGGATATTTACAATATTTTCTTTTGTAATCACGCTGTAATCAGGATGAATAACTGCCGTAAGATTTCCCTGGTCTTCAATAACCCCTATTTCTTTTATTAACGGAGATATCCGTAATATGTGTTTTTCAATTTCTTCCGGATTGATATTTTTTCCACTGGGTAATACGATCATATCATCTTTTCTACCAGTTACATACAGGTAACCATCCTTATCAAAATAACCAGTATCTTTGGTATGAAACCACCCATCGGTAATGACTTCATCAGTTGCCTTCTTGTTTTTGTAATAGCCTTTCATTACATTTCTACCCTTAACCAGAATTTCACCATCAACAATTTTTACTTGAGTTCCTTTTACGGGTAAG
This Spirochaetota bacterium DNA region includes the following protein-coding sequences:
- the nifJ gene encoding pyruvate:ferredoxin (flavodoxin) oxidoreductase — protein: MAKKIMKSMDGNEAAAYVSYAFTEVAAIYPITPSSPMAEHVDEWAAHGKKNIFGQVVRVVEMQSEAGAAAAVHGSLQAGSLTTTYTASQGLLLMIPNMYKISAELLPGVFHVSARSISAQALSIFGDHQDINACRQTGFAMLASGGVQEVMDLAAVAHLSAIKSRIPFLHFFDGFRTSHEIQKIEVLNYEDLAKLIDYAKLEEFRNNALNPEHPVTRGTAQNPDIYFQAREVSNIFYQAVPDIVEEYMQEITKLTGREYHPFTYYGAPDAERIIVAMGSVTETIEETIDYLLKQGEKVGLVTCHLYRPFAPKYFFKVLPQTVKCIAVLDRTKEPGSIGEPLYLDVRAAFYGTANSPVIVGGRYGLSSKDTTPAQIIAVYNNLKQNEPKNGFTIGIVDDVTFTSLPLPDDTSVVPEGTFEGKFFGVGSDGTVGANKNSIKIIGDNTDLYAQAYFAYDSKKSGGVTVSHLRFGKKPIRSTYLVNNPDFVACHVPAYLDKYDILKGLKKGGTFLLNSLWDEEETKKKLPDYIKRYLAENNIKFYIINATEISERIGLPGRTNTIMQAAFFKVSNVIPYEIAEKEMKDAIEKTYGRKGADVVSKNMAAVDEGAKNVKEVKVPEEWKNIELPGKPKFEELPEFIREIVEPMNRLEGDSLPVSAFLPRPDGTFPPGTTQYEKRGIAVNVPEWQPDNCIQCNQCAYVCPHAVIRPFLLNDDEMKKAPADMATLDAKGKGLEGLKFRIQISPLDCTGCGNCAEECPAKEKALVMKPLESQLDQQKYWDFIVKNVTYKDNLMNKYTVKGSQFCQPLFEFSGACAGCGETPYIKLITQLFGDRMLIANATGCSSIYGGSAPATPYCINAQGRGPAWASSLFEDAGEFGFGIHLGVAQQRNKIAQLLDQLAKTTTNTQLKEAALEWIAGKDNAEKSREATKKLLPLLKGDSSKEAAEVLKLSQYLEKKSIWVFGGDGFAYDIGFGGLDHVIASGEDVNILVMDTEVYSNTGGQSSKATPIAAQAKFAAAGKRVRKKDLGLMAITYGYVYVAQVAMGASQMQYMRALTEAESYPGPSLIIAYSPCINHGLREGMGKSQLEAKKAVECGYWTLWRYNPLLEKEGKNPFILDSKEPQWDKFNDFLMGEVRYSALKKEFPEVAEQLFAAALDNAKWRYNNYKKLAAQS
- a CDS encoding DUF1295 domain-containing protein, encoding MIETLVQIIITNCAAVLAFFFIAWIISLITKDASIADVFWELGFILVSVLTFILYKGYYTRAIIIMTLVIVWGLRLSIYIFYRKRGKGEDDLYHCQRRNYNKYIQQGRVYDK
- a CDS encoding AMP-binding protein; this translates as MFPKPSDKIAIYIENEEISYNELIQNIQSFAYNLKIKKGDRVLIFAENSPEWIYAFYSIWAKKGIAVPCDYNLKENELAYILNNCRPVALYCSVNTLPTVKKAIKLIKFKPRVYILEQCKIKPDISLQFPEINYYDTAIIMYTSGTTGKPKGVMLTYDNLLCSIQAIADLKMLTENDRMIALLPFYHIFPLQGCVTAPLYLNASIVMVKELVLDKILAALQKRNVTMFLGIPRLYELLHKNIIAAVRKNPVAYTLFLIAKVVNNLTFSKILFKKVHNAFGGHIHAFLTGGAKLDPVVANDLKTLGFNLVEGYGLTETAPLVAFNPFSKVKLGSVGLPVKGTQVKIVDGEILVKGRNVMKGYYKNKKATDEVITDGWFHTKDTGYFDKDGYLYVTGRKDDMIVLPSGKNINPEEIEKHILRISPLIKEIGVIEDQGNLTAVIHPDYSVITKENIVNILETIKRKAINRYNASVASYKHITKITISKDELPKTRLGKLQRYIVKQLVENEKKSKIHEEIKEPKTIEYKSISRFLTIHTRKKVLPHHNLLLDLGIDSLGILSFQTYIEETFGIKISNADILNNPTVEELAAFIAHHKSKFEEHAQNWLQILIKDTSYTFKHGFSLILFLKLIVKPLVKLYFQLKLNGKDTIPESPVIFAPNHQSFLDSILLIASLPNKTLMHSYFLSRELGFIKVSRGDSLAKLMNTIIVNIDTNLKDSIQKMAAILKNKQNIIIFPEGTRTIDGQLGTFKKTFAILSKELNCPVVPIAIQGAYQSFKRGKILPKPSPITIDILPPVYPDKLTVDNIVAITQAAIAQKLKT